The Anopheles merus strain MAF chromosome 2L, AmerM5.1, whole genome shotgun sequence genome has a segment encoding these proteins:
- the LOC121591691 gene encoding terminal nucleotidyltransferase 5C isoform X2 encodes MLLGPLRCCLSDSTQCNTEIRLCGTLKVPDSYSQRIMDSYHVQTQQNSYGSSCTNGNTGRHGGAAGPTTTIYTNAHAYPVASFNYATMSYAHSEGGSVSPPPSPRSNSSISSAYSSASSTAASLSAASSGSSSSSASSSSSCISSAGSETGASYEHLDITAQRLAVLSFEQVMKLNDVMNEPVSIHGRGNFPTLEVKLKDLVNIVREKLEADVVAGGAGMTVKDIRLNGGAASHVLASEPQPYNDLDLIFAVDFSTSRSYDRVKSAVLSSLLDLMPEGVVKRKITQCSLKEAYVGKMVKVNSDGDRWSLISLGNSPGHKNVELKFVDTMRRQFEFSVDSFQIVLDSLLLFYDCAEMPMITENFYPTVVGESVYGDFQEALYHLQKKLISTRQPEEIRGGGLLKYCNLLVRNYVPVDPQRIKTLERYMCSRFFIDFPDIGQQRSKLESYLKNHFFDEGEEHLQHQYLMHLFEVVEQSTVCLMGHERRQTLMLIDSLAMEIFYRDQQQQHQQQQQQQQSSATHTQQQQQQQQHTTLQLQTQMSHLSLSPQQLSPQSPTLMAHSPNHHQHQAQTQQQQSQQTSPQCATSAQQVQQSQQSQQQQTQQQTTAIAQTQAIALAPQPGLLYANGIYYAPLIPYTQCTCNSWITT; translated from the exons ATGCTGTTGGGTCCCCTCCGTTGCTGCTTGAGTGATTCGACGCAATGTAACACAGAGATTCGTTTA TGCGGAACTTTAAAAGTTCCCGACTCTTACTCCCAACGGATCATGGACAGCTATCATGTACAGACGCAGCAGAACAGTTACGGCAGCAGCTGCACGAATGGCAACACCGGCCGCCACGGCGGTGCCGCCGGACCAACGACGACGATCTACACCAATGCACACGCCTACCCGGTGGCTTCGTTCAACTACGCCACGATGAGCTACGCGCACTCGGAGGGTGGCTCCGTGTCGCCGCCACCGTCGCCCCGCTCGAACAGCTCCATCTCGTCGGCCTACTCGTCCGCGTCGTCCACGGCCGCCTCCCTGTCGGCGGCCTCGTCCggctcgtcctcgtcgtccgcttcgtcgtcctcgtcctgTATCTCGTCGGCCGGTTCGGAGACGGGCGCCTCCTACGAGCATCTAGACATCACGGCCCAGCGGTTAGCGGTGCTGTCGTTCGAGCAGGTGATGAAGCTGAACGACGTCATGAACGAGCCGGTGTCGATACACGGCCGCGGCAACTTCCCGACGCTCGAGGTGAAGTTGAAGGATCTGGTCAACATTGTGCGCGAGAAGCTCGAGGCGGACGTCGTCGCCGGTGGTGCCGGCATGACGGTAAAGGACATCCGTCTGAACGGTGGCGCAGCTAGTCATGTGTTGGCGTCCGAGCCGCAGCCATACAACGATCTCGATCTGATTTTCGCCGTCGACTTCAGCACCAGCCGGAGCTATGATCGCGTCAAGTCGGCCGTGCTGTCCTCGCTGCTCGACCTGATGCCGGAGGGCGTCGTCAAGCGCAAGATCACGCAGTGCTCGCTGAAGGAGGCGTACGTCGGCAAGATGGTGAAGGTGAACAGTGACGGCGACCGCTGGAGTCTCATCTCGCTCGGCAACTCGCCCGGCCACAAGAACGTGGAGCTGAAGTTTGTCGACACGATGCGCCGGCAGTTCGAGTTCAGCGTCGACTCGTTCCAGATCGTGCTCgactcgctgctgctgttctaCGACTGTGCCGAGATGCCGATGATCACGGAAAACTTCTACCCGACGGTGGTGGGTGAGTCGGTGTACGGCGACTTTCAGGAGGCGCTGTACCATCTGCAGAAGAAGCTGATCTCGACGCGCCAGCCGGAGGAGATCCGTGGCGGCGGGCTGCTCAAGTACTGTAACCTGCTGGTGCGCAACTACGTCCCGGTGGACCCGCAGCGCATCAAGACGCTCGAGCGGTACATGTGCTCGCGGTTCTTCATCGACTTCCCGGACATTGGCCAGCAGCGCAGCAAGCTGGAGTCGTACTTGAAGAACCACTTCTTCGATGAGGGCGAGGAGCACCTGCAGCACCAGTACCTGATGCATTTATTCGAGGTCGTCGAGCAGTCGACCGTATGTCTGATGGGACACGAGCGCCGCCAGACGCTCATGCTGATCGATTCCCTTGCCATGGAGATCTTTTACcgcgatcagcagcagcagcatcagcagcaacagcagcaacagcagtcaTCGGCCACCCacactcagcagcagcagcagcagcaacagcacaccaCGCTTCAGCTGCAGACGCAAATGTCCCATCTGTCGCTGTCTCCGCAGCAGCTCTCCCCCCAGTCGCCCACACTGATGGCCCATTCGCCCAACCACCATCAGCACCAGGCgcaaacacagcagcagcagtcgcagCAAACATCTCCACAGTGTGCGACGTCGGCACAGCAAGTACAACAGTCCCAGCagtcgcagcagcaacagacgCAACAACAGACGACTGCGATCGCCCAGACCCAGGCCATTGCACTGGCACCGCAACCGGGACTGCTGTATGCGAACGGTATCTACTACGCTCCGCTCATTCCCTACACCCAGTGCACGTGTAACAGCTGGATAACGACGTGA
- the LOC121591691 gene encoding terminal nucleotidyltransferase 5C isoform X3, translating to MISAWINPYNEKCGTLKVPDSYSQRIMDSYHVQTQQNSYGSSCTNGNTGRHGGAAGPTTTIYTNAHAYPVASFNYATMSYAHSEGGSVSPPPSPRSNSSISSAYSSASSTAASLSAASSGSSSSSASSSSSCISSAGSETGASYEHLDITAQRLAVLSFEQVMKLNDVMNEPVSIHGRGNFPTLEVKLKDLVNIVREKLEADVVAGGAGMTVKDIRLNGGAASHVLASEPQPYNDLDLIFAVDFSTSRSYDRVKSAVLSSLLDLMPEGVVKRKITQCSLKEAYVGKMVKVNSDGDRWSLISLGNSPGHKNVELKFVDTMRRQFEFSVDSFQIVLDSLLLFYDCAEMPMITENFYPTVVGESVYGDFQEALYHLQKKLISTRQPEEIRGGGLLKYCNLLVRNYVPVDPQRIKTLERYMCSRFFIDFPDIGQQRSKLESYLKNHFFDEGEEHLQHQYLMHLFEVVEQSTVCLMGHERRQTLMLIDSLAMEIFYRDQQQQHQQQQQQQQSSATHTQQQQQQQQHTTLQLQTQMSHLSLSPQQLSPQSPTLMAHSPNHHQHQAQTQQQQSQQTSPQCATSAQQVQQSQQSQQQQTQQQTTAIAQTQAIALAPQPGLLYANGIYYAPLIPYTQCTCNSWITT from the coding sequence TGCGGAACTTTAAAAGTTCCCGACTCTTACTCCCAACGGATCATGGACAGCTATCATGTACAGACGCAGCAGAACAGTTACGGCAGCAGCTGCACGAATGGCAACACCGGCCGCCACGGCGGTGCCGCCGGACCAACGACGACGATCTACACCAATGCACACGCCTACCCGGTGGCTTCGTTCAACTACGCCACGATGAGCTACGCGCACTCGGAGGGTGGCTCCGTGTCGCCGCCACCGTCGCCCCGCTCGAACAGCTCCATCTCGTCGGCCTACTCGTCCGCGTCGTCCACGGCCGCCTCCCTGTCGGCGGCCTCGTCCggctcgtcctcgtcgtccgcttcgtcgtcctcgtcctgTATCTCGTCGGCCGGTTCGGAGACGGGCGCCTCCTACGAGCATCTAGACATCACGGCCCAGCGGTTAGCGGTGCTGTCGTTCGAGCAGGTGATGAAGCTGAACGACGTCATGAACGAGCCGGTGTCGATACACGGCCGCGGCAACTTCCCGACGCTCGAGGTGAAGTTGAAGGATCTGGTCAACATTGTGCGCGAGAAGCTCGAGGCGGACGTCGTCGCCGGTGGTGCCGGCATGACGGTAAAGGACATCCGTCTGAACGGTGGCGCAGCTAGTCATGTGTTGGCGTCCGAGCCGCAGCCATACAACGATCTCGATCTGATTTTCGCCGTCGACTTCAGCACCAGCCGGAGCTATGATCGCGTCAAGTCGGCCGTGCTGTCCTCGCTGCTCGACCTGATGCCGGAGGGCGTCGTCAAGCGCAAGATCACGCAGTGCTCGCTGAAGGAGGCGTACGTCGGCAAGATGGTGAAGGTGAACAGTGACGGCGACCGCTGGAGTCTCATCTCGCTCGGCAACTCGCCCGGCCACAAGAACGTGGAGCTGAAGTTTGTCGACACGATGCGCCGGCAGTTCGAGTTCAGCGTCGACTCGTTCCAGATCGTGCTCgactcgctgctgctgttctaCGACTGTGCCGAGATGCCGATGATCACGGAAAACTTCTACCCGACGGTGGTGGGTGAGTCGGTGTACGGCGACTTTCAGGAGGCGCTGTACCATCTGCAGAAGAAGCTGATCTCGACGCGCCAGCCGGAGGAGATCCGTGGCGGCGGGCTGCTCAAGTACTGTAACCTGCTGGTGCGCAACTACGTCCCGGTGGACCCGCAGCGCATCAAGACGCTCGAGCGGTACATGTGCTCGCGGTTCTTCATCGACTTCCCGGACATTGGCCAGCAGCGCAGCAAGCTGGAGTCGTACTTGAAGAACCACTTCTTCGATGAGGGCGAGGAGCACCTGCAGCACCAGTACCTGATGCATTTATTCGAGGTCGTCGAGCAGTCGACCGTATGTCTGATGGGACACGAGCGCCGCCAGACGCTCATGCTGATCGATTCCCTTGCCATGGAGATCTTTTACcgcgatcagcagcagcagcatcagcagcaacagcagcaacagcagtcaTCGGCCACCCacactcagcagcagcagcagcagcaacagcacaccaCGCTTCAGCTGCAGACGCAAATGTCCCATCTGTCGCTGTCTCCGCAGCAGCTCTCCCCCCAGTCGCCCACACTGATGGCCCATTCGCCCAACCACCATCAGCACCAGGCgcaaacacagcagcagcagtcgcagCAAACATCTCCACAGTGTGCGACGTCGGCACAGCAAGTACAACAGTCCCAGCagtcgcagcagcaacagacgCAACAACAGACGACTGCGATCGCCCAGACCCAGGCCATTGCACTGGCACCGCAACCGGGACTGCTGTATGCGAACGGTATCTACTACGCTCCGCTCATTCCCTACACCCAGTGCACGTGTAACAGCTGGATAACGACGTGA
- the LOC121591691 gene encoding terminal nucleotidyltransferase 5C isoform X1, whose product MVRRVRIDFKLHFTKTYCNCKVLETAASSKVCGTLKVPDSYSQRIMDSYHVQTQQNSYGSSCTNGNTGRHGGAAGPTTTIYTNAHAYPVASFNYATMSYAHSEGGSVSPPPSPRSNSSISSAYSSASSTAASLSAASSGSSSSSASSSSSCISSAGSETGASYEHLDITAQRLAVLSFEQVMKLNDVMNEPVSIHGRGNFPTLEVKLKDLVNIVREKLEADVVAGGAGMTVKDIRLNGGAASHVLASEPQPYNDLDLIFAVDFSTSRSYDRVKSAVLSSLLDLMPEGVVKRKITQCSLKEAYVGKMVKVNSDGDRWSLISLGNSPGHKNVELKFVDTMRRQFEFSVDSFQIVLDSLLLFYDCAEMPMITENFYPTVVGESVYGDFQEALYHLQKKLISTRQPEEIRGGGLLKYCNLLVRNYVPVDPQRIKTLERYMCSRFFIDFPDIGQQRSKLESYLKNHFFDEGEEHLQHQYLMHLFEVVEQSTVCLMGHERRQTLMLIDSLAMEIFYRDQQQQHQQQQQQQQSSATHTQQQQQQQQHTTLQLQTQMSHLSLSPQQLSPQSPTLMAHSPNHHQHQAQTQQQQSQQTSPQCATSAQQVQQSQQSQQQQTQQQTTAIAQTQAIALAPQPGLLYANGIYYAPLIPYTQCTCNSWITT is encoded by the coding sequence TGCGGAACTTTAAAAGTTCCCGACTCTTACTCCCAACGGATCATGGACAGCTATCATGTACAGACGCAGCAGAACAGTTACGGCAGCAGCTGCACGAATGGCAACACCGGCCGCCACGGCGGTGCCGCCGGACCAACGACGACGATCTACACCAATGCACACGCCTACCCGGTGGCTTCGTTCAACTACGCCACGATGAGCTACGCGCACTCGGAGGGTGGCTCCGTGTCGCCGCCACCGTCGCCCCGCTCGAACAGCTCCATCTCGTCGGCCTACTCGTCCGCGTCGTCCACGGCCGCCTCCCTGTCGGCGGCCTCGTCCggctcgtcctcgtcgtccgcttcgtcgtcctcgtcctgTATCTCGTCGGCCGGTTCGGAGACGGGCGCCTCCTACGAGCATCTAGACATCACGGCCCAGCGGTTAGCGGTGCTGTCGTTCGAGCAGGTGATGAAGCTGAACGACGTCATGAACGAGCCGGTGTCGATACACGGCCGCGGCAACTTCCCGACGCTCGAGGTGAAGTTGAAGGATCTGGTCAACATTGTGCGCGAGAAGCTCGAGGCGGACGTCGTCGCCGGTGGTGCCGGCATGACGGTAAAGGACATCCGTCTGAACGGTGGCGCAGCTAGTCATGTGTTGGCGTCCGAGCCGCAGCCATACAACGATCTCGATCTGATTTTCGCCGTCGACTTCAGCACCAGCCGGAGCTATGATCGCGTCAAGTCGGCCGTGCTGTCCTCGCTGCTCGACCTGATGCCGGAGGGCGTCGTCAAGCGCAAGATCACGCAGTGCTCGCTGAAGGAGGCGTACGTCGGCAAGATGGTGAAGGTGAACAGTGACGGCGACCGCTGGAGTCTCATCTCGCTCGGCAACTCGCCCGGCCACAAGAACGTGGAGCTGAAGTTTGTCGACACGATGCGCCGGCAGTTCGAGTTCAGCGTCGACTCGTTCCAGATCGTGCTCgactcgctgctgctgttctaCGACTGTGCCGAGATGCCGATGATCACGGAAAACTTCTACCCGACGGTGGTGGGTGAGTCGGTGTACGGCGACTTTCAGGAGGCGCTGTACCATCTGCAGAAGAAGCTGATCTCGACGCGCCAGCCGGAGGAGATCCGTGGCGGCGGGCTGCTCAAGTACTGTAACCTGCTGGTGCGCAACTACGTCCCGGTGGACCCGCAGCGCATCAAGACGCTCGAGCGGTACATGTGCTCGCGGTTCTTCATCGACTTCCCGGACATTGGCCAGCAGCGCAGCAAGCTGGAGTCGTACTTGAAGAACCACTTCTTCGATGAGGGCGAGGAGCACCTGCAGCACCAGTACCTGATGCATTTATTCGAGGTCGTCGAGCAGTCGACCGTATGTCTGATGGGACACGAGCGCCGCCAGACGCTCATGCTGATCGATTCCCTTGCCATGGAGATCTTTTACcgcgatcagcagcagcagcatcagcagcaacagcagcaacagcagtcaTCGGCCACCCacactcagcagcagcagcagcagcaacagcacaccaCGCTTCAGCTGCAGACGCAAATGTCCCATCTGTCGCTGTCTCCGCAGCAGCTCTCCCCCCAGTCGCCCACACTGATGGCCCATTCGCCCAACCACCATCAGCACCAGGCgcaaacacagcagcagcagtcgcagCAAACATCTCCACAGTGTGCGACGTCGGCACAGCAAGTACAACAGTCCCAGCagtcgcagcagcaacagacgCAACAACAGACGACTGCGATCGCCCAGACCCAGGCCATTGCACTGGCACCGCAACCGGGACTGCTGTATGCGAACGGTATCTACTACGCTCCGCTCATTCCCTACACCCAGTGCACGTGTAACAGCTGGATAACGACGTGA
- the LOC121591691 gene encoding terminal nucleotidyltransferase 5C isoform X4 translates to MLRRVGSTAKECGTLKVPDSYSQRIMDSYHVQTQQNSYGSSCTNGNTGRHGGAAGPTTTIYTNAHAYPVASFNYATMSYAHSEGGSVSPPPSPRSNSSISSAYSSASSTAASLSAASSGSSSSSASSSSSCISSAGSETGASYEHLDITAQRLAVLSFEQVMKLNDVMNEPVSIHGRGNFPTLEVKLKDLVNIVREKLEADVVAGGAGMTVKDIRLNGGAASHVLASEPQPYNDLDLIFAVDFSTSRSYDRVKSAVLSSLLDLMPEGVVKRKITQCSLKEAYVGKMVKVNSDGDRWSLISLGNSPGHKNVELKFVDTMRRQFEFSVDSFQIVLDSLLLFYDCAEMPMITENFYPTVVGESVYGDFQEALYHLQKKLISTRQPEEIRGGGLLKYCNLLVRNYVPVDPQRIKTLERYMCSRFFIDFPDIGQQRSKLESYLKNHFFDEGEEHLQHQYLMHLFEVVEQSTVCLMGHERRQTLMLIDSLAMEIFYRDQQQQHQQQQQQQQSSATHTQQQQQQQQHTTLQLQTQMSHLSLSPQQLSPQSPTLMAHSPNHHQHQAQTQQQQSQQTSPQCATSAQQVQQSQQSQQQQTQQQTTAIAQTQAIALAPQPGLLYANGIYYAPLIPYTQCTCNSWITT, encoded by the coding sequence TGCGGAACTTTAAAAGTTCCCGACTCTTACTCCCAACGGATCATGGACAGCTATCATGTACAGACGCAGCAGAACAGTTACGGCAGCAGCTGCACGAATGGCAACACCGGCCGCCACGGCGGTGCCGCCGGACCAACGACGACGATCTACACCAATGCACACGCCTACCCGGTGGCTTCGTTCAACTACGCCACGATGAGCTACGCGCACTCGGAGGGTGGCTCCGTGTCGCCGCCACCGTCGCCCCGCTCGAACAGCTCCATCTCGTCGGCCTACTCGTCCGCGTCGTCCACGGCCGCCTCCCTGTCGGCGGCCTCGTCCggctcgtcctcgtcgtccgcttcgtcgtcctcgtcctgTATCTCGTCGGCCGGTTCGGAGACGGGCGCCTCCTACGAGCATCTAGACATCACGGCCCAGCGGTTAGCGGTGCTGTCGTTCGAGCAGGTGATGAAGCTGAACGACGTCATGAACGAGCCGGTGTCGATACACGGCCGCGGCAACTTCCCGACGCTCGAGGTGAAGTTGAAGGATCTGGTCAACATTGTGCGCGAGAAGCTCGAGGCGGACGTCGTCGCCGGTGGTGCCGGCATGACGGTAAAGGACATCCGTCTGAACGGTGGCGCAGCTAGTCATGTGTTGGCGTCCGAGCCGCAGCCATACAACGATCTCGATCTGATTTTCGCCGTCGACTTCAGCACCAGCCGGAGCTATGATCGCGTCAAGTCGGCCGTGCTGTCCTCGCTGCTCGACCTGATGCCGGAGGGCGTCGTCAAGCGCAAGATCACGCAGTGCTCGCTGAAGGAGGCGTACGTCGGCAAGATGGTGAAGGTGAACAGTGACGGCGACCGCTGGAGTCTCATCTCGCTCGGCAACTCGCCCGGCCACAAGAACGTGGAGCTGAAGTTTGTCGACACGATGCGCCGGCAGTTCGAGTTCAGCGTCGACTCGTTCCAGATCGTGCTCgactcgctgctgctgttctaCGACTGTGCCGAGATGCCGATGATCACGGAAAACTTCTACCCGACGGTGGTGGGTGAGTCGGTGTACGGCGACTTTCAGGAGGCGCTGTACCATCTGCAGAAGAAGCTGATCTCGACGCGCCAGCCGGAGGAGATCCGTGGCGGCGGGCTGCTCAAGTACTGTAACCTGCTGGTGCGCAACTACGTCCCGGTGGACCCGCAGCGCATCAAGACGCTCGAGCGGTACATGTGCTCGCGGTTCTTCATCGACTTCCCGGACATTGGCCAGCAGCGCAGCAAGCTGGAGTCGTACTTGAAGAACCACTTCTTCGATGAGGGCGAGGAGCACCTGCAGCACCAGTACCTGATGCATTTATTCGAGGTCGTCGAGCAGTCGACCGTATGTCTGATGGGACACGAGCGCCGCCAGACGCTCATGCTGATCGATTCCCTTGCCATGGAGATCTTTTACcgcgatcagcagcagcagcatcagcagcaacagcagcaacagcagtcaTCGGCCACCCacactcagcagcagcagcagcagcaacagcacaccaCGCTTCAGCTGCAGACGCAAATGTCCCATCTGTCGCTGTCTCCGCAGCAGCTCTCCCCCCAGTCGCCCACACTGATGGCCCATTCGCCCAACCACCATCAGCACCAGGCgcaaacacagcagcagcagtcgcagCAAACATCTCCACAGTGTGCGACGTCGGCACAGCAAGTACAACAGTCCCAGCagtcgcagcagcaacagacgCAACAACAGACGACTGCGATCGCCCAGACCCAGGCCATTGCACTGGCACCGCAACCGGGACTGCTGTATGCGAACGGTATCTACTACGCTCCGCTCATTCCCTACACCCAGTGCACGTGTAACAGCTGGATAACGACGTGA
- the LOC121591691 gene encoding terminal nucleotidyltransferase 5C isoform X5, with translation MDSYHVQTQQNSYGSSCTNGNTGRHGGAAGPTTTIYTNAHAYPVASFNYATMSYAHSEGGSVSPPPSPRSNSSISSAYSSASSTAASLSAASSGSSSSSASSSSSCISSAGSETGASYEHLDITAQRLAVLSFEQVMKLNDVMNEPVSIHGRGNFPTLEVKLKDLVNIVREKLEADVVAGGAGMTVKDIRLNGGAASHVLASEPQPYNDLDLIFAVDFSTSRSYDRVKSAVLSSLLDLMPEGVVKRKITQCSLKEAYVGKMVKVNSDGDRWSLISLGNSPGHKNVELKFVDTMRRQFEFSVDSFQIVLDSLLLFYDCAEMPMITENFYPTVVGESVYGDFQEALYHLQKKLISTRQPEEIRGGGLLKYCNLLVRNYVPVDPQRIKTLERYMCSRFFIDFPDIGQQRSKLESYLKNHFFDEGEEHLQHQYLMHLFEVVEQSTVCLMGHERRQTLMLIDSLAMEIFYRDQQQQHQQQQQQQQSSATHTQQQQQQQQHTTLQLQTQMSHLSLSPQQLSPQSPTLMAHSPNHHQHQAQTQQQQSQQTSPQCATSAQQVQQSQQSQQQQTQQQTTAIAQTQAIALAPQPGLLYANGIYYAPLIPYTQCTCNSWITT, from the coding sequence ATGGACAGCTATCATGTACAGACGCAGCAGAACAGTTACGGCAGCAGCTGCACGAATGGCAACACCGGCCGCCACGGCGGTGCCGCCGGACCAACGACGACGATCTACACCAATGCACACGCCTACCCGGTGGCTTCGTTCAACTACGCCACGATGAGCTACGCGCACTCGGAGGGTGGCTCCGTGTCGCCGCCACCGTCGCCCCGCTCGAACAGCTCCATCTCGTCGGCCTACTCGTCCGCGTCGTCCACGGCCGCCTCCCTGTCGGCGGCCTCGTCCggctcgtcctcgtcgtccgcttcgtcgtcctcgtcctgTATCTCGTCGGCCGGTTCGGAGACGGGCGCCTCCTACGAGCATCTAGACATCACGGCCCAGCGGTTAGCGGTGCTGTCGTTCGAGCAGGTGATGAAGCTGAACGACGTCATGAACGAGCCGGTGTCGATACACGGCCGCGGCAACTTCCCGACGCTCGAGGTGAAGTTGAAGGATCTGGTCAACATTGTGCGCGAGAAGCTCGAGGCGGACGTCGTCGCCGGTGGTGCCGGCATGACGGTAAAGGACATCCGTCTGAACGGTGGCGCAGCTAGTCATGTGTTGGCGTCCGAGCCGCAGCCATACAACGATCTCGATCTGATTTTCGCCGTCGACTTCAGCACCAGCCGGAGCTATGATCGCGTCAAGTCGGCCGTGCTGTCCTCGCTGCTCGACCTGATGCCGGAGGGCGTCGTCAAGCGCAAGATCACGCAGTGCTCGCTGAAGGAGGCGTACGTCGGCAAGATGGTGAAGGTGAACAGTGACGGCGACCGCTGGAGTCTCATCTCGCTCGGCAACTCGCCCGGCCACAAGAACGTGGAGCTGAAGTTTGTCGACACGATGCGCCGGCAGTTCGAGTTCAGCGTCGACTCGTTCCAGATCGTGCTCgactcgctgctgctgttctaCGACTGTGCCGAGATGCCGATGATCACGGAAAACTTCTACCCGACGGTGGTGGGTGAGTCGGTGTACGGCGACTTTCAGGAGGCGCTGTACCATCTGCAGAAGAAGCTGATCTCGACGCGCCAGCCGGAGGAGATCCGTGGCGGCGGGCTGCTCAAGTACTGTAACCTGCTGGTGCGCAACTACGTCCCGGTGGACCCGCAGCGCATCAAGACGCTCGAGCGGTACATGTGCTCGCGGTTCTTCATCGACTTCCCGGACATTGGCCAGCAGCGCAGCAAGCTGGAGTCGTACTTGAAGAACCACTTCTTCGATGAGGGCGAGGAGCACCTGCAGCACCAGTACCTGATGCATTTATTCGAGGTCGTCGAGCAGTCGACCGTATGTCTGATGGGACACGAGCGCCGCCAGACGCTCATGCTGATCGATTCCCTTGCCATGGAGATCTTTTACcgcgatcagcagcagcagcatcagcagcaacagcagcaacagcagtcaTCGGCCACCCacactcagcagcagcagcagcagcaacagcacaccaCGCTTCAGCTGCAGACGCAAATGTCCCATCTGTCGCTGTCTCCGCAGCAGCTCTCCCCCCAGTCGCCCACACTGATGGCCCATTCGCCCAACCACCATCAGCACCAGGCgcaaacacagcagcagcagtcgcagCAAACATCTCCACAGTGTGCGACGTCGGCACAGCAAGTACAACAGTCCCAGCagtcgcagcagcaacagacgCAACAACAGACGACTGCGATCGCCCAGACCCAGGCCATTGCACTGGCACCGCAACCGGGACTGCTGTATGCGAACGGTATCTACTACGCTCCGCTCATTCCCTACACCCAGTGCACGTGTAACAGCTGGATAACGACGTGA